A portion of the Bacillus sp. 2205SS5-2 genome contains these proteins:
- a CDS encoding aminopeptidase, with protein MKDSRISLLAKNLIHYSVQLQPGEKVLIENFGLQKELVTALVKEAYEAGGQPVVSIKDQSIDRALLLGATSDHYSLLAQFEANVMKEMDAYIGIRSGENINEHADVPGDKMKIHGETIMKQVHRDIRVPNTKWVVLRYPNASMAQLAKMSTEAFEDFYFEVCNLNYEKMGEAMEGLVQLMDKTDKVRITGPGTDLSFSIKDIPAVKCAGRLNIPDGEVYTAPVKHSVNGTVSYNSPSPYQGFTFENVKLTFVDGRIIEATANDTERINKIFDTDDGSRYIGEFAIGVNPFISHPMQDILFDEKIDGSFHFTPGQCYDQAYNGNSSNIHWDLVCIQRPDYGGGEIYFDDVLIRKDGVFVHPELTALNPENLK; from the coding sequence ATGAAAGATTCAAGAATTAGCTTGTTAGCAAAGAACCTTATCCATTATTCCGTTCAATTACAACCAGGTGAAAAGGTACTAATTGAAAATTTCGGGCTTCAAAAGGAGCTGGTCACAGCGTTAGTAAAAGAAGCGTATGAAGCTGGTGGTCAACCAGTCGTCTCCATAAAAGACCAATCCATCGATCGCGCACTATTATTAGGTGCAACGAGTGATCATTATTCACTATTGGCTCAATTCGAAGCCAATGTCATGAAAGAAATGGATGCTTATATTGGAATACGATCAGGTGAAAACATTAATGAACATGCAGATGTCCCCGGAGATAAAATGAAGATTCACGGGGAAACGATTATGAAACAAGTTCACCGTGATATCCGTGTCCCAAACACAAAATGGGTAGTCCTTCGGTACCCAAATGCCTCTATGGCCCAATTAGCCAAAATGAGCACTGAGGCATTTGAAGATTTTTACTTCGAAGTTTGCAATCTTAATTACGAAAAAATGGGCGAAGCAATGGAGGGATTGGTTCAGTTAATGGACAAAACCGACAAGGTAAGAATTACAGGCCCTGGTACAGATTTAAGTTTTTCTATAAAAGACATTCCAGCTGTTAAATGTGCTGGGCGACTCAACATTCCGGATGGTGAAGTCTATACAGCTCCAGTAAAACATTCAGTGAATGGAACTGTTTCCTATAATTCTCCCTCTCCTTATCAGGGTTTTACATTCGAAAATGTAAAATTAACCTTTGTTGATGGAAGAATCATTGAGGCAACAGCCAATGATACTGAACGAATCAATAAAATTTTTGATACAGATGACGGTTCACGTTATATCGGAGAGTTTGCAATAGGTGTTAATCCTTTTATTTCACACCCGATGCAAGATATTTTGTTTGACGAAAAAATCGATGGGAGCTTTCACTTCACACCAGGTCAATGCTATGATCAAGCTTATAATGGGAATTCATCTAATATACACTGGGATTTAGTCTGCATTCAACGTCCTGATTATGGTGGAGGAGAAATATATTTTGATGATGTCTTAATTAGAAAAGACGGGGTGTTTGTACATCCCGAACTTACAGCGTTAAACCCTGAAAATCTAAAGTAA